From a single Solanum dulcamara chromosome 4, daSolDulc1.2, whole genome shotgun sequence genomic region:
- the LOC129885804 gene encoding bZIP transcription factor 12-like, with amino-acid sequence MASKVMPSASRTPNSDPSLHPQNPTSSLHHSLPSTNFDSMNMDEILNNIYSDSDPFACSAAPPTPFAPAAGGDVGNTKTVDEVWREIVAGGGNREPEMTLEDFLTKAGAVTEEDVRVPVIAPPPPPPPATEAPSSGGFVVDNMMGTGNCQFPVAMQNGPGVYGMEPQPHMGFGNGVVAITGSGSGSGRGKRRSTVEELPADRATQQKQRRMIKNRESAARSRERKQAYTVELVSLVTQLEEENARLLREEEEKNKERLKQIMENLIPVVEKQRPPRLLRRVRSMSW; translated from the exons ATGGCGTCAAAGGTGATGCCGTCAGCATCAAGAACGCCCAATTCGGATCCTTCTCTACATCCCCAAAACCCAACTTCTTCTCTACATCACTCTCTTCCTTCTACAAACTTTGATTCTATGAACATGGACGAAATTCTCAACAACATCTACTCTGATTCCGACCCTTTTGCTTGCTCCGCCGCCCCTCCTACACCATTTGCCCCCGCCGCCGGTGGTGATGTGGGGAACACTAAGACTGTTGATGAGGTGTGGAGGGAAATTGTAGCAGGGGGAGGGAATAGGGAGCCGGAGATGACTCTGGAGGATTTTTTGACCAAAGCTGGGGCGGTTACAGAGGAAGATGTTAGAGTCCCGGTGATcgctcctcctcctcctccacctCCAGCCACGGAGGCTCCGTCTTCCGGAGGGTTTGTGGTGGATAACATGATGGGTACTGGGAATTGTCAGTTTCCGGTGGCCATGCAGAATGGACCAGGGGTGTACGGTATGGAACCCCAACCCCACATGGGATTTGGAAATGGGGTTGTGGCAATTACAgggagtggaagtgggagtggAAGAGGGAAGAGAAGGTCAACTGTGGAGGAGTTGCCGGCCGACAGGGCTACACAGCAGAAGCAGCGACGTATGATCAAGAACAGAGAGTCTGCTGCAAGGTCTAGAGAGCGAAAGCAG GCTTATACTGTGGAATTGGTGTCTTTGGTTACACAATTGGAGGAGGAAAATGCAAGGTTATTGAGAGAAGAG GAGGAGAAGAATAAGGAGAGACTTAAGCAG ATCATGGAGAACCTGATACCAGTGGTAGAGAAGCAAAGACCACCAAGACTTCTGCGAAGAGTTCGATCTATGAGTTGGTAG